One genomic window of Quercus lobata isolate SW786 chromosome 9, ValleyOak3.0 Primary Assembly, whole genome shotgun sequence includes the following:
- the LOC115959992 gene encoding uncharacterized protein LOC115959992, which translates to MKFTCDFCGKKGNLPYCCVQCDFAIHSRCAACPRRLKVFRHNHPLHLTHSLEFHQSDSPICLLCVRKVDTLWLYYCSRCDFAAHLYCAMLHWNWEHINLQKLIEEQATESKSEDPELHQSFDSEIRKVIKTTVREDRTEIATEIKHFSHEHNLKLTDEIPNNTKCNGCVHSILSPFYSCTQCSFFLHKSCSKLPKIKRHSLDPHPLTLCYQQASFSCKGCGQTCNGLKYQCQISNLNYNVQCILLSDTLTHAGHEHRLYLSMTNSLQKCSSCSSEMYRVFRCATCDFVLDFKCATLPLTTWYNQHEHPFTLHYTPEDDSGEYYCDICEEERDPKQWFYYCAECSFPAHRNCILGENPNVK; encoded by the coding sequence ATGAAGTTCACTTGCGACTTCTGTGGCAAAAAAGGCAATCTGCCCTATTGTTGTGTCCAATGCGATTTCGCTATACATTCACGTTGTGCTGCTTGCCCACGTAGACTGAAAGTTTTCCGTCACAACCACCCTCTCCACCTAACCCATTCTCTTGAATTCCATCAATCCGACTCTCCAATTTGTCTACTCTGTGTTCGAAAAGTGGATACACTCTGGCTTTACTATTGCTCAAGATGCGATTTTGCTGCCCACCTCTATTGTGCTATGTTGCATTGGAATTGGGAGCACATAAATTTGCAGAAACTTATAGAGGAGCAGGCCACCGAGTCAAAATCTGAAGATCCAGAGCTCCATCAGTCCTTTGACTCAGAAATTCGCAAAGTCATAAAAACCACTGTGAGGGAAGACAGAACTGAAATAGCCACAGAAATCAAGCACTTCAGTCACGAGCATAATTTGAAGCTTACTGATGAGATTCCGAATAACACAAAATGCAACGGGTGCGTACATTCCATTCTCTCTCCATTTTACAGCTGTACCCAGTGTAGCTTCTTTCTTCATAAATCTTGTTCTaaattacccaaaataaaaCGACACTCACTTGATCCACACCCTCTCACCCTCTGTTATCAGCAAGCTTCTTTTTCGTGTAAAGGCTGTGGGCAGACTTGCAATGGCTTAAAATACCAATGTCAAATATCCAACCTTAATTATAATGTTCAATGTATTTTATTATCAGACACCCTTACTCATGCCGGTCATGAGCATCGTCTTTACCTCTCCATGACAAACTCTCTGCAAAAGTGTAGTAGTTGTAGTTCTGAAATGTATAGAGTATTTCGTTGTGCCACCTGTGATTTTGTTCTTGACTTCAAATGCGCTACACTACCACTAACCACATGGTACAACCAACATGAACATCCATTCACTCTCCATTATACTCCTGAAGATGACTCTGGTGAATATTATTGTGATATCTGTGAAGAAGAACGAGATCCCAAGCAATGGTTCTACTATTGTGCAGAGTGCAGCTTTCCTGCTCATCGCAATTGTATTCTTGGGGAAAATCCAAATGTCAAGTAA